A window of the Cytophagaceae bacterium genome harbors these coding sequences:
- a CDS encoding histidine--tRNA ligase: MSKPSLARGTRDFGPEIMVKRSFIFEQIKKVYQKYGFLPLETPAIENLSVLMGKYGEEGDQLLFKILNSGDFAKDLTGEDLEKGSKEMLKKVSEKGLKYDLTVPFARYVVMNRHQLALPFKRYQIQPVWRADRPQKGRYREFYQCDADVVGTESLICEAEIVAMLHEVFENLGITEFVIKINNRKILSGITEVIGAKGKETDLCVAIDKIDKIGKEKVEDELQERGFSVENISKLQPLFAITEAGDVNFEELRNWLINSEIGLAGVQELEQIWQLTFALGLKNAKIAFDPSLARGLSYYTGAIFEVKALNVAIGSISGGGRYDNLTGTFGMPGLSGVGISLGVDRIYDVMEELKIFPEHLAHSSTKVMVTNFGEDTLPKSLEILAKLRAENVNAEIYPDTSKMKKQFEYADKKAIPFVLIVGSDEIKKGEYTLKNMLSGEQSSLKIEQIIEKLNV; this comes from the coding sequence ATGTCAAAACCCAGTCTGGCTAGAGGAACTCGCGATTTCGGCCCTGAAATAATGGTCAAACGTAGTTTTATTTTTGAACAAATTAAAAAAGTATATCAAAAATACGGATTCCTCCCGCTGGAAACTCCTGCCATTGAAAACCTTTCAGTTTTGATGGGGAAATATGGCGAAGAAGGCGACCAGTTGCTTTTTAAAATCCTTAATTCCGGTGATTTTGCTAAAGATTTGACAGGAGAAGACTTAGAAAAAGGCTCAAAAGAAATGTTGAAAAAAGTTTCAGAAAAAGGCCTCAAATATGACCTGACTGTGCCTTTTGCGAGATATGTGGTTATGAACAGGCACCAGCTTGCTTTGCCTTTTAAACGATATCAGATCCAACCTGTTTGGCGGGCAGACAGACCACAAAAAGGACGGTACAGGGAATTTTATCAATGTGATGCTGATGTCGTTGGTACCGAATCGCTTATATGTGAGGCTGAAATTGTAGCAATGCTTCACGAAGTTTTTGAAAATCTGGGAATAACTGAATTTGTAATAAAAATCAATAACCGGAAAATCCTGAGTGGGATTACGGAGGTGATTGGTGCCAAAGGAAAAGAAACCGATTTATGTGTTGCTATCGACAAAATTGACAAAATTGGGAAGGAAAAAGTAGAAGATGAGCTACAGGAAAGAGGTTTTAGTGTTGAGAATATTTCGAAATTACAGCCCTTATTTGCTATTACAGAAGCGGGGGACGTAAATTTTGAGGAATTAAGGAATTGGCTTATTAATTCTGAAATCGGACTGGCGGGTGTTCAGGAACTGGAACAAATCTGGCAACTTACTTTTGCATTAGGCTTAAAAAATGCAAAAATCGCCTTTGACCCTTCATTGGCACGCGGTCTGAGTTATTATACGGGAGCTATTTTTGAAGTTAAGGCTTTGAATGTGGCAATTGGAAGTATATCTGGTGGTGGCCGCTACGATAACCTAACCGGAACATTTGGAATGCCTGGTCTATCGGGTGTGGGTATTTCGTTGGGTGTTGACCGTATTTATGATGTAATGGAAGAATTGAAAATATTTCCGGAACATCTGGCACATTCTTCAACCAAAGTCATGGTGACCAATTTTGGAGAGGACACTTTACCCAAAAGCCTGGAAATTTTGGCAAAATTGAGAGCCGAAAATGTCAACGCTGAAATATATCCTGACACCTCCAAAATGAAAAAACAATTTGAATATGCCGACAAAAAAGCAATTCCTTTCGTTTTGATTGTGGGTTCAGACGAAATTAAGAAAGGAGAATATACCTTGAAAAATATGCTTTCAGGAGAACAGTCAAGCCTGAAAATTGAACAAATTATTGAAAAACTAAATGTTTAA
- the mltG gene encoding endolytic transglycosylase MltG yields the protein MFKNKKIFAYAVVIVSTLAATFAFYFWQVAYSPNLNVDGKEKFVLYIPKNSSYESVLDTLHKHKIITDEVAFGFITKRMGYRENIKTGRYEIPPNSGNKTIISKLRKGDQDPVKLTFNNIRTKEDLIKKLGKKLDFDTNELLNKLNDPAACEKLGFSPENVMAMFLPDTYFIYWDTSVEKFIDRMHDEYKKFWNEERLAKADKINMTPVQVAVMASIVQSETNKKDEMPVVAGVYVNRIAQNMPLQADPTVKFAVGDFSIKRILTKHLSIQSPYNTYINTGLPPGPIALPERVALEAVLDYQKHNYTYFCAKEDFSGYHNFAENYTDHLKNADKYQTALDQRGIK from the coding sequence ATGTTTAAAAACAAAAAAATCTTTGCCTATGCAGTCGTAATCGTTTCAACGCTGGCTGCAACATTTGCCTTTTATTTCTGGCAAGTAGCTTATAGTCCTAACCTTAACGTTGACGGTAAGGAGAAATTTGTGCTCTATATTCCAAAAAACTCAAGCTACGAGTCGGTATTGGATACATTACACAAACATAAAATTATAACTGACGAGGTAGCTTTTGGCTTTATCACCAAAAGAATGGGATACCGGGAGAATATCAAAACCGGCCGATATGAAATTCCACCTAATTCCGGCAATAAAACCATCATTTCTAAACTAAGAAAAGGTGACCAGGATCCTGTAAAGCTTACTTTCAACAACATCAGGACCAAGGAAGATTTGATTAAAAAACTGGGCAAAAAACTTGATTTTGACACCAATGAGCTATTAAATAAACTTAATGACCCTGCAGCATGTGAAAAACTAGGCTTTTCACCAGAAAATGTAATGGCCATGTTTTTGCCTGACACCTACTTTATTTATTGGGATACTTCGGTTGAAAAGTTTATCGATAGAATGCACGATGAATATAAAAAGTTTTGGAATGAAGAAAGATTGGCAAAAGCGGACAAAATAAACATGACACCGGTTCAGGTGGCAGTGATGGCATCGATCGTACAAAGTGAAACCAACAAAAAAGACGAAATGCCAGTTGTCGCAGGTGTTTATGTTAACCGTATCGCCCAAAATATGCCTCTACAGGCTGACCCTACGGTTAAGTTTGCAGTAGGCGATTTCAGTATCAAAAGAATCCTGACCAAGCACCTCAGCATTCAATCGCCCTACAATACCTATATTAATACCGGTTTGCCTCCCGGCCCTATAGCATTACCCGAAAGAGTAGCATTAGAGGCGGTTTTGGATTATCAAAAGCACAATTACACTTATTTTTGTGCTAAAGAAGATTTTTCGGGATATCATAATTTTGCCGAAAATTATACTGATCACCTTAAAAACGCTGATAAATACCAAACCGCTCTTGATCAAAGAGGAATAAAATAA
- a CDS encoding acyl-CoA thioesterase, whose protein sequence is MYSADTTYRVRYADVDQMGFMYYGNYARLFEIGRVEALRSLGVRYKELEENGVWMPVYENFSKYIEPAKYDDLLTLKVSLKEMPRVRIVFHCEIFNEENKLIHKGHTTLVFLNSETQKITLCPEVITKKLKVFFE, encoded by the coding sequence ATGTATAGTGCCGACACCACATACAGGGTAAGATACGCCGATGTTGACCAGATGGGCTTCATGTATTATGGCAATTATGCCCGACTTTTTGAAATTGGAAGAGTTGAAGCTTTACGATCATTGGGCGTAAGATATAAAGAATTGGAGGAAAATGGCGTTTGGATGCCAGTTTATGAAAATTTTTCAAAGTATATAGAACCTGCAAAATATGACGATCTGCTTACATTAAAGGTAAGTTTGAAAGAAATGCCAAGGGTTAGAATTGTTTTTCATTGTGAAATTTTTAACGAGGAAAACAAATTAATCCATAAAGGACATACTACCTTGGTATTTTTAAATTCCGAAACCCAAAAAATTACGCTTTGCCCTGAAGTTATTACTAAAAAACTCAAAGTTTTTTTTGAATAA
- a CDS encoding YihY/virulence factor BrkB family protein, with amino-acid sequence MLRLPKRNIAIDKLKDKLQNIYILNTTISLYIFLAILYKKIINFDIDQRAAAVSFSFMLAIFPGTLFLFTLIPYIPIQQLDVLILDFLKNLMPMGLYDAVSGTIVEIVSRPRGDILSFGFLFALFAATNGMMSLMRAFNMALKQREKRSYFKARWIAFILTALLVFVLLLAIIILIVGKLSLEFMISKGLVEENFNVTGINLLGYISIFLIFFLGISSIYYFAPAIKKRLNFFNFGAVFASILCILATNLFSYYLQNFNSYNRLYGSIGTLIAAMVWLYLISLILILGFEVNISLRGAMKRSIKKTPQQSGASGV; translated from the coding sequence ATGCTCAGATTGCCCAAAAGAAATATCGCCATCGACAAACTCAAAGATAAATTACAGAATATTTACATTCTGAATACAACGATTTCCTTATATATTTTTCTGGCAATTTTATATAAAAAAATCATCAACTTCGACATTGATCAACGGGCAGCAGCGGTTTCATTTAGTTTTATGCTGGCTATTTTCCCTGGCACCTTGTTTTTATTTACTTTGATTCCATACATTCCTATACAGCAACTCGATGTGTTGATACTTGATTTTTTAAAAAACCTGATGCCCATGGGTCTTTATGATGCTGTGTCGGGTACAATCGTCGAAATTGTAAGCAGGCCCCGAGGAGATATATTGTCTTTCGGTTTCTTGTTTGCCCTATTTGCAGCTACCAACGGCATGATGTCATTGATGCGGGCGTTTAATATGGCATTGAAACAAAGAGAAAAACGCTCTTATTTTAAAGCCCGTTGGATTGCATTTATTCTTACCGCCTTATTGGTTTTTGTACTTTTACTGGCGATTATCATTTTAATTGTTGGAAAACTAAGCCTTGAATTTATGATTTCAAAAGGCCTGGTTGAAGAAAATTTCAACGTTACCGGTATAAACCTTTTGGGTTATATTTCTATCTTTTTAATATTTTTCCTGGGTATTTCCAGTATTTATTATTTCGCTCCTGCCATTAAAAAACGATTGAATTTTTTCAATTTCGGGGCTGTTTTTGCCTCGATACTTTGTATTCTGGCTACTAACTTGTTCTCTTATTATTTACAAAATTTCAATTCTTATAACCGGCTCTATGGTTCCATTGGCACTTTGATAGCGGCTATGGTATGGTTGTATCTAATATCTTTGATTTTGATACTTGGCTTTGAAGTTAATATTAGTTTAAGAGGAGCCATGAAACGAAGCATAAAAAAAACACCGCAGCAATCAGGTGCCTCCGGTGTTTAA
- a CDS encoding cation:dicarboxylase symporter family transporter: MKKLISNLTFWVLTSIATGAILGHIYPEKAVEFKWLGTYFIEIVKLFIYPIIFLTITLGISGMGDLKKVGKVGGKALIYFEVVTTFALVIGIIVAYVIKPGEGVIAQNLSVADVSQYTSKSKTFSWWQFLKDNLTIQVLLFSIVSGIVLSKITHKTRAIGILSIISKYVFKALHFVMFLAPLGAFGGMAFTIGKYGIHTLIPLGKLMLSVYITMGLFIFIVLNLILKYYKLRIWSFLKYIREELLIVLGTSSSEAALPSLMEKLERMGCSKSVVGLVVPAGYSFNLDGTTIYLSMATIFLAQVYGVTLTIEQMLTIIGILMVTSKGAAGVTGSGFVVLASTLSAIKVIPIEGLALLLGVDRFMSEARAITNFIGNGVATLWISRNENELDIKKMNYAFTHISETEDIFKDNFNIKN; encoded by the coding sequence ATGAAAAAACTAATTTCAAACCTTACATTTTGGGTGCTTACCTCAATTGCGACTGGGGCAATTTTAGGCCACATTTACCCGGAAAAGGCCGTTGAATTCAAATGGCTGGGAACCTATTTTATTGAAATCGTCAAACTATTCATTTATCCTATAATTTTTCTAACTATCACGTTGGGAATCAGCGGCATGGGCGACTTGAAAAAAGTAGGAAAAGTAGGAGGAAAAGCCTTAATATATTTCGAAGTGGTCACGACTTTTGCCCTGGTAATTGGAATTATCGTTGCCTATGTAATCAAGCCGGGTGAGGGAGTGATCGCCCAAAATCTTTCTGTTGCAGACGTAAGCCAATATACCAGTAAATCAAAGACATTTAGCTGGTGGCAATTCCTGAAAGACAATCTCACCATTCAGGTTTTATTATTCTCAATAGTCTCAGGTATTGTTTTGAGTAAAATAACACATAAAACCAGGGCGATTGGTATTTTATCCATTATTTCAAAATACGTATTCAAAGCCCTTCATTTTGTCATGTTTTTGGCACCTTTGGGTGCATTTGGAGGCATGGCATTTACCATAGGAAAGTACGGAATTCATACCCTGATTCCATTAGGCAAACTAATGCTTTCGGTATATATCACAATGGGTTTATTTATTTTTATAGTTCTAAATTTAATTTTGAAATATTACAAACTTAGAATATGGAGTTTTTTGAAATATATCAGAGAAGAACTTCTGATTGTATTAGGAACATCTTCTTCTGAGGCTGCATTGCCATCACTGATGGAAAAGCTGGAAAGAATGGGCTGTTCAAAATCAGTTGTTGGTCTGGTTGTACCAGCCGGATATTCATTTAACCTCGATGGCACTACGATTTATTTGTCAATGGCTACCATTTTTTTAGCACAAGTTTATGGAGTTACATTGACCATTGAACAAATGTTGACCATCATCGGGATTTTGATGGTTACTTCAAAAGGTGCTGCAGGAGTAACAGGAAGCGGTTTTGTGGTATTAGCTTCTACCCTATCGGCTATAAAAGTAATTCCTATCGAAGGTTTGGCATTGTTGCTTGGTGTTGACCGATTTATGTCGGAAGCCCGTGCGATAACCAATTTTATAGGAAACGGAGTAGCTACTTTGTGGATTTCGAGAAATGAAAATGAATTGGATATCAAGAAAATGAATTACGCCTTTACACATATCTCCGAAACTGAAGATATTTTTAAAGATAATTTTAATATAAAAAATTAA
- a CDS encoding SMP-30/gluconolactonase/LRE family protein: MKKSQKILFAFLAICWLIYFTYKTISVNGIFEKITQIGDFTSSVIISEPGIEDITIDQKSKLAFFSSHDRRNPESFGKVLMADLKTDSIVFKDLTTKLNLKEFRPHGISFLELKDKRKFLFVISHGKEKHDILKFEILADSLKYLNRYSSSEFVSPNDILAVGENQFFITNDHNSRSRWKVFLYDFFRIPTGNVVFFDGNRAKKASSSIVYPNGINISDDGTKIFVTSTLEKKLFVFNPAASNQTLELVAEAPMKYAPDNIEKNAEGKLIIASHPKTLAFMNHRKSENNLSPSAIIEVNTDNINSQRILYLDAGSQISGSSVAAPFINNNGQNCLLVGCVFDRKILLLKEK, encoded by the coding sequence ATGAAAAAGTCACAAAAAATTCTTTTTGCCTTCCTGGCAATTTGCTGGCTGATATATTTTACTTATAAAACTATAAGCGTAAATGGTATTTTCGAAAAAATCACCCAAATAGGAGATTTTACTTCTTCAGTAATTATCTCAGAACCGGGTATAGAGGATATTACTATTGACCAGAAATCAAAACTGGCTTTTTTTAGCTCTCATGACAGGCGGAATCCGGAGAGTTTTGGTAAAGTATTAATGGCTGACTTAAAAACGGATTCGATTGTTTTTAAAGACCTTACCACAAAACTTAACTTAAAAGAATTCAGGCCTCATGGAATTTCGTTTCTGGAACTAAAAGATAAACGAAAATTCCTTTTCGTGATTTCACATGGAAAAGAGAAACACGATATCCTTAAATTTGAAATTTTGGCTGATAGCCTTAAATATTTAAACCGTTATTCCAGTTCTGAGTTTGTATCTCCTAACGACATTCTGGCTGTGGGAGAAAATCAATTTTTTATAACCAATGATCATAATTCACGTTCAAGATGGAAAGTATTTCTTTATGATTTTTTCAGAATACCTACAGGGAATGTGGTTTTCTTTGATGGTAACAGGGCAAAAAAAGCCTCTTCAAGTATTGTTTACCCAAATGGAATTAACATTTCAGATGATGGCACTAAAATATTTGTTACCAGCACTTTGGAAAAGAAATTATTTGTTTTCAATCCCGCCGCATCAAACCAAACATTGGAATTGGTAGCCGAAGCACCTATGAAATATGCACCTGATAACATAGAAAAAAACGCTGAAGGGAAACTTATCATCGCCAGCCATCCAAAAACTCTGGCTTTTATGAACCACAGGAAATCAGAAAATAACCTAAGCCCTTCGGCAATTATTGAAGTAAATACCGATAATATAAATTCTCAGCGTATTTTGTACCTGGATGCCGGAAGTCAGATCTCTGGATCAAGTGTGGCGGCTCCATTTATTAATAATAATGGACAAAATTGCCTATTGGTAGGATGTGTTTTTGACAGAAAGATTCTTTTGTTAAAAGAAAAATAA
- a CDS encoding NADP-dependent malic enzyme has protein sequence MKNEKTLKEDALHYHAKGRPGKIEVIPSKEYANQRDLSLAYSPGVAEPCLAIQANPEDAYKYTAKGNLVAVISNGTAVLGLGDIGAMAGKPVMEGKGLLFKIYADIDVFDIELDTKNVEEFIRTVKILEPTFGGVNLEDISAPDCFEIEERLKKELNIPVMHDDQHGTAIISAASLLNALELMEKKIENAKIIINGAGASAISCTRLYNALGAKKENIFMFDSKGLIHPDRTNLDGRKPEFANRNMPLETTLADAINGADVFVGLSKGNVLTKEMVKTMAPNCIVFALANPTPEISYPDAIDAREDIIVATGRSDYPNQVNNVLGFPYIFRGALDVRASEINEEMKLAAVKALAELARKPVPDMVNMAYSEVNLSFGKNYIIPKPVDPRLLTAVAPAVAKAAMETGVAKFPITDWDKYENQLTKRLGLDNTLTKAIINKAKKSPKKVVFADAENLNVLKAVQQIIQEKIAFPILLGNKQKIQNLLNENHIEFDWDVEVIDPKEPANDVERQRLVEYGEIYFDKRKRKGLTYPDTINFVTRRSYYGSLMVETGLADTMVAGQTRSYPETIKPAIQIIGPADDVKKISSMFIVMSKFGPLFLADATINFDPTVDDLVEITELCCKEVQKFNIKPRIALVTYSNFGSVPNGPAPMKLREAVGILKSKHPGMIVDGEMQAHLAFDMELLKESHPFSDLVDGHANTLIFPNLSSANIAYNLLKEIAGLEKIGPIMLGLKKPVQVLQLGASVREIVNMTAISVVDANKK, from the coding sequence ATGAAAAACGAAAAAACTCTAAAGGAGGATGCCCTCCACTACCATGCTAAAGGTAGGCCTGGAAAAATAGAGGTAATACCATCAAAAGAATACGCCAATCAAAGAGACCTTTCACTCGCCTACTCTCCGGGAGTGGCAGAACCTTGTCTGGCGATTCAGGCAAATCCTGAAGATGCTTATAAATACACTGCTAAAGGCAATCTGGTGGCGGTTATTAGCAATGGAACAGCTGTGTTGGGACTAGGTGATATTGGTGCAATGGCGGGCAAACCTGTAATGGAAGGAAAAGGCTTACTTTTTAAAATATATGCCGACATCGATGTGTTTGATATAGAACTTGACACAAAAAATGTAGAGGAATTTATAAGAACAGTAAAAATCCTTGAGCCCACTTTTGGTGGTGTCAATCTTGAGGACATCTCAGCTCCTGATTGTTTTGAGATCGAAGAAAGGCTTAAAAAAGAGCTCAATATTCCTGTGATGCATGACGATCAACATGGTACGGCCATTATTTCAGCTGCATCGCTTCTCAATGCATTGGAATTGATGGAAAAGAAAATCGAAAATGCGAAAATCATAATCAATGGAGCTGGTGCGTCAGCAATTTCTTGTACCCGACTTTACAATGCACTTGGAGCTAAGAAGGAGAATATTTTTATGTTTGATTCGAAAGGGTTAATTCACCCTGACAGAACCAATCTGGATGGCAGAAAACCAGAATTTGCCAATAGAAATATGCCTTTGGAAACTACCCTTGCTGATGCCATAAATGGTGCCGATGTATTTGTTGGATTGTCAAAAGGTAATGTATTGACCAAAGAAATGGTTAAAACTATGGCACCAAACTGCATCGTATTTGCTTTGGCAAATCCTACTCCGGAAATTTCATATCCCGATGCCATCGACGCCCGTGAAGACATAATAGTTGCCACTGGTAGATCAGATTACCCTAATCAGGTTAATAATGTATTGGGATTCCCCTATATTTTTAGAGGTGCTCTTGATGTAAGAGCAAGTGAAATCAATGAAGAAATGAAACTTGCGGCAGTGAAAGCACTTGCTGAGCTTGCAAGAAAACCTGTGCCTGATATGGTTAATATGGCCTATAGCGAGGTAAATCTATCTTTTGGCAAAAATTACATCATTCCAAAGCCGGTTGATCCCCGTTTGTTAACTGCAGTTGCTCCTGCTGTTGCAAAAGCAGCTATGGAAACCGGCGTGGCGAAATTCCCTATTACTGACTGGGATAAATATGAAAATCAACTTACCAAAAGATTAGGCCTTGATAACACTCTGACCAAAGCTATCATCAATAAAGCTAAAAAATCACCTAAAAAAGTGGTCTTTGCTGATGCGGAAAATCTCAATGTTCTGAAAGCAGTTCAACAAATCATTCAGGAAAAAATTGCTTTTCCAATTTTATTGGGTAACAAACAAAAAATTCAGAATTTATTGAATGAAAATCACATTGAATTTGATTGGGATGTGGAAGTCATTGACCCTAAAGAACCTGCTAATGATGTTGAAAGACAAAGACTGGTTGAATATGGGGAAATTTATTTTGATAAAAGAAAAAGGAAAGGTCTCACCTATCCAGATACCATAAACTTTGTGACAAGAAGGAGCTATTATGGCTCTTTGATGGTAGAAACAGGCCTGGCTGATACCATGGTAGCTGGACAAACCCGAAGCTATCCGGAAACCATCAAGCCTGCCATTCAAATTATTGGCCCGGCAGATGATGTGAAGAAAATATCAAGTATGTTTATTGTAATGAGCAAATTTGGTCCGCTTTTCCTGGCAGATGCCACCATCAATTTTGATCCCACGGTGGATGACCTTGTTGAAATTACGGAATTATGTTGCAAAGAAGTTCAGAAATTCAACATTAAGCCCAGGATTGCTTTGGTTACTTATTCCAATTTTGGCTCAGTACCCAATGGACCGGCTCCAATGAAACTACGGGAAGCGGTTGGTATCTTAAAAAGCAAACATCCGGGGATGATTGTTGATGGAGAAATGCAGGCTCACCTTGCTTTTGATATGGAATTATTAAAAGAAAGTCATCCGTTCTCTGATCTGGTTGATGGCCATGCCAATACTTTGATCTTTCCAAATCTCTCGTCAGCCAATATTGCTTACAACTTGTTGAAAGAAATCGCCGGATTAGAAAAAATAGGACCAATAATGCTGGGACTAAAAAAACCGGTACAAGTTTTACAATTAGGTGCTAGTGTGCGTGAAATCGTAAACATGACCGCCATATCGGTTGTTGATGCAAATAAAAAGTAA
- a CDS encoding neutral/alkaline non-lysosomal ceramidase N-terminal domain-containing protein: MKFLKILFNVFIISILLFFLSVKRIERKELETTPHFKLWKKQIELFKPNFDSSAFEVGYAKTNITPALPTPLAGYGSRLGKAYKSVHDSVFVRAVSIKANNKLRFFVSADLLIIAPNVTEKLATLLKKDGIKMSDVHFAATHTHNSVGSWGNSITGRAFAGAYDPEMVVFLSQKIFETIKKSEENFEPALPFYGEIRDTVDIRNRLLINDGWTDPELRQMGFELKSGKKVKLITYGAHSTVLNSKTLELSRDYPGVLIDSVEKTQDFGMFMAGAVASQGPYEIGNDDFDEVLNQGNGVFSFAKKIPQLRINPKVLSELLFLPLPEPSARITKNLGLRPWLFKILYGDYPSNVKITMIDNTLVIGLPCDFSGEIMAELDQYATKQGINLVVTSFNGSYAGYVTHDRLYDLDLYETTIMSWFGYQNGKYFSTVVKDIIDKLKKRPN, translated from the coding sequence ATGAAATTTTTAAAAATTCTTTTTAATGTTTTTATTATAAGTATCTTACTTTTCTTTTTGTCTGTAAAAAGAATTGAAAGAAAGGAATTAGAAACCACTCCTCATTTTAAACTTTGGAAAAAACAGATTGAGCTATTTAAGCCGAATTTTGACTCTTCTGCATTTGAAGTTGGGTATGCAAAAACCAATATCACTCCGGCATTGCCCACACCATTGGCAGGCTATGGGAGCAGGCTTGGGAAAGCCTATAAGTCAGTTCATGATTCTGTGTTTGTGAGGGCTGTATCAATTAAAGCCAATAACAAGTTACGTTTTTTTGTTTCAGCTGATTTATTGATAATCGCACCAAATGTGACTGAAAAATTGGCAACCTTGTTGAAAAAAGATGGCATAAAAATGTCAGATGTTCATTTTGCTGCCACACATACGCACAATAGTGTGGGTTCATGGGGCAATTCAATCACCGGACGTGCTTTCGCCGGTGCTTATGATCCGGAAATGGTTGTCTTTTTAAGTCAAAAGATTTTTGAAACCATAAAAAAATCAGAAGAAAACTTTGAACCAGCACTACCATTCTACGGCGAAATCAGGGATACTGTTGATATAAGAAACCGCCTTTTAATCAACGATGGCTGGACAGATCCGGAATTAAGACAAATGGGATTTGAATTGAAATCAGGTAAAAAAGTAAAATTAATTACCTATGGAGCACATTCGACAGTCTTAAATAGTAAAACTTTGGAATTATCAAGGGATTATCCTGGAGTTTTGATTGATAGTGTTGAAAAAACACAGGACTTTGGCATGTTTATGGCGGGTGCTGTGGCCAGTCAGGGACCATATGAAATTGGAAATGATGATTTTGATGAGGTTCTGAATCAGGGCAATGGCGTATTTTCTTTTGCAAAAAAAATTCCGCAACTAAGAATCAATCCTAAGGTTCTGAGTGAATTGTTATTTTTACCATTGCCTGAGCCTTCTGCAAGGATTACTAAAAATTTGGGTCTTCGCCCTTGGCTTTTTAAAATACTGTATGGTGACTATCCGTCTAATGTCAAAATTACCATGATTGACAATACTTTGGTGATAGGTTTGCCCTGTGATTTTTCAGGAGAAATTATGGCAGAATTAGACCAATATGCCACGAAACAAGGAATTAACCTTGTTGTAACAAGCTTTAATGGCTCATATGCAGGCTATGTAACTCATGATCGGCTTTATGACCTGGATTTGTACGAAACCACAATCATGTCCTGGTTTGGTTACCAAAATGGAAAGTATTTTTCGACAGTTGTAAAAGATATCATCGATAAATTAAAAAAGAGACCCAATTGA
- a CDS encoding MarR family transcriptional regulator: protein MTHSDKKAYFFKVDSTVKRIRSFMQKNLQDANIDLTVDQWVVLDHIKPNPGISQNELGNITYKDAPTITRILDILVKKNLIERKMATDDRRKFLLELTEEGQELHKKAFAIIAKSRKKSWNSLSEKDYEDLVRIMDTIYLNVGQ from the coding sequence ATGACTCATTCCGACAAAAAAGCCTATTTTTTTAAAGTCGATTCCACAGTAAAACGAATCCGCTCTTTTATGCAAAAAAATCTACAAGATGCCAACATTGATTTAACAGTCGATCAATGGGTAGTTTTGGATCATATTAAGCCCAATCCCGGCATTAGCCAAAACGAACTCGGTAATATCACATACAAAGATGCACCAACGATCACCAGAATTTTAGATATTTTGGTAAAAAAAAATCTGATAGAAAGAAAAATGGCCACCGACGACCGTCGCAAATTCCTTTTAGAGCTTACAGAAGAGGGACAAGAGTTACACAAAAAGGCATTTGCCATTATTGCCAAAAGCCGAAAAAAATCATGGAATAGCCTAAGTGAAAAAGATTATGAAGATCTGGTACGGATTATGGATACCATCTATTTGAATGTCGGTCAATAA
- a CDS encoding low molecular weight phosphotyrosine protein phosphatase: protein MRKVLFVCLGNICRSPVAEATFNQLVIEKGLQDELWADSAGIMGWHIGKKADARSIKNALKHGIEITHLGRKLGKADLDDFDHIVVMDEENFENVHSYYYEQKGVPPAAEKLFLIRDFDPTVRGVHSVIDPYYEGEKVFEEVFQILWRSNNALIDHLVDKYGLNSRLPIE from the coding sequence ATGAGAAAGGTTCTTTTCGTATGTTTGGGAAATATCTGCCGTAGTCCGGTTGCTGAGGCTACTTTCAATCAATTGGTCATAGAAAAAGGCCTCCAGGATGAGCTCTGGGCTGATTCTGCCGGAATTATGGGCTGGCATATCGGGAAAAAAGCCGATGCCAGATCTATAAAAAATGCCTTGAAACATGGGATAGAAATCACGCATCTGGGTCGAAAACTTGGAAAAGCAGACCTTGACGACTTTGATCATATTGTTGTGATGGATGAGGAGAATTTTGAGAATGTCCATAGTTATTATTATGAACAAAAGGGCGTTCCACCTGCAGCAGAAAAATTGTTTTTAATCAGAGATTTTGACCCGACAGTGCGTGGTGTACACAGTGTTATAGACCCTTATTACGAAGGAGAAAAAGTATTTGAAGAAGTTTTTCAGATATTATGGAGGAGTAATAATGCCTTAATAGACCATTTGGTTGATAAATATGGACTCAATTCAAGGCTCCCTATCGAATAA